Genomic DNA from Actinomycetota bacterium:
GCCGCGGACCCGCCGGCCCACAGCGCGACGGTCCGGTCCTCTCGGCCGATCAGGTAGATGTCGCCGCCGTTCTCGACGATGACGTCGGGCGAGAGCGGCTCGAGCCCTCGCGCGACAGCCTCCGCCACCGCGCCCGCGACCGCGGCCATCGGGCCGACGTTCGCGGTGTGCGCCGCCGCGGCCATCCGCCGCACGACTTCCGGAGCGTCGTCGGACACCTCGACCGGCACGTAGGACTCGGCGAACCGCGGCGACGCCGCGACGAACGCCTCAAGGTCGGCGCGGACGCCCGCCACCAACTCGAGCGCCTCGGCCGACAGATCGCGCCGGGCGCTGATCAGCAGGTCGGTCTCCGCGACGCGGACCCCGAACGACACGAGCCCCGCAGGCGCGACAGTGAGGCGGTAGGTGCGCGGTTCGTACATCATGCCGCGTATCTTCCCCGCGCGCGCGCGGCGCGGCAAGCCACGCGCACGCGGGTCGATGGCCGCCGTCAGCCCGCTCGGAAGCCGTAGCGTGACGCCCGTCACACCGCTATCCTGTGTCGCGGGGGGCGCGGCGCATCCGTCACACGGAACCGAGGGCCGCGGTCGACATGCAGAAGATCCTCAACCTGTTCGTGCACCTCGACACGTACGCGCGGGACACCTACCTCGCGATGGCGCAGTCCGCCTCGAACCCGGCGCTCGCGAGGGTGTTCGAGCAGATGGCCGCCGAGGAGGCCACCCACCTCGAGTGGTGGGCCGAGCTGGTCAACGCCTGGGGGCAGGGACTGATCCCGGACCTGGTGACCGAGAGCGCGGATCTCGACGTGCGGCTCGCCGCCCTTCTCGAGGAACTCGTCGGCAGCACGCCCTCGGACGTCTCGGCGC
This window encodes:
- a CDS encoding UPF0280 family protein, coding for MMYEPRTYRLTVAPAGLVSFGVRVAETDLLISARRDLSAEALELVAGVRADLEAFVAASPRFAESYVPVEVSDDAPEVVRRMAAAAHTANVGPMAAVAGAVAEAVARGLEPLSPDVIVENGGDIYLIGREDRTVALWAGGSAA